The following nucleotide sequence is from Nitrosopumilus adriaticus.
TGGTCCCACCAGCAACGGTTGCAGGCATTGGAATTGCATTATTGGATTTTGAAATTTTTTCAAGCGCTTTGACACTTACTGCAGCAAACATCATAGGACTAGTTCTTGGAATGATGATAGTATTTTTCATAGGAGGAGTATCTCCAAGAAAGTTTTACGAAAAAGAAAAAGCCCAGAGACACATGATTATTACAATATCAGTATTCATTGGTTTGAGTATTCTATTGGGATTTTTATTGTTCAAACCTTAATCCATTTACTGGAACAAATTTTTTGCCAGAATAAATTAATTTATGATTTTGGAGGCTTGACTATCATCACAGGACATCGTGCTTTTGCCACAACATTAGATGCCACACTTCCAAGTACGACTTTTTTAAAACCAGACCTGCCATGAGAACCCATTACAATTAAATCTGTATTGTTCTTCTCTGCAAATAAAAGAATGCCATCAGAACTTGAAGAATTGTGAACTATTTCAACTGAGATTGACACATTTTCAACAATGTTTGAATTTTTTAGTTTATTCAAATCTTCTTTTGCTTTATTCTCAGATTCATCATGTGCCTCCTCAGCACGTGACAAGGACATTCCAGATGTGTCAATATCACTTCCAATAACTGAAATCAGAGTTAGTTTTGAATCAAATTTTTTTGCAATCTCCATTGCTTTATCAAATGCCAAGTCACCAAAATTTGTAAAATCATAAGGAACTAGGATGTTATTTACCATACTAGACACATAATTTTTTCAAATATTAAGATATACCATAATTGTCATGTTGTTGGTCATCAAAATTAAGAGTCATTTATTGTAGATTTAGCAGACATACCTTCAAAGATTTTCTAATAGTAAATCAAAGAAATGGACCATCAAACAATTTTCTTTAATTGCTGTTCGTGTTTTAATTTGTAAGCAGTTAGACCTACAAACCCAAAAATGATTACCAATCCTAGATATGCCAATCCCTGACTATATTCTATTAGTACAGCAGAAACACCAGTTCCAAAAACTCCTGGAAGTAATGATAAGGCATACAGCCACCAGCCACAACAGCCAAGCGGCACTAGAGAGAAAAATGAGAAAAACGATGTTGTGGCAACACTAGAAGAATTTCCACCAAATGCTTTTTTCTTTACAGATAGTTTGCATCCTAATTGTTTACTTTTTTCAGACAAGAAGACTTGCAACCCAATTCCAATTCCCATTCCAATTATCACTATGGAATTTAGTTGAAATGCGGCATTGATTGCTGCTAATGGTTCTAGTGCAGGAGTTGTAATGACTACAACCAAAAGATAGCCAACTATGGTAATGATTCCAACAATGATTGCTTTTTGAACTGCTTTCATTTACACATCTCCAAAAACTAGTGTGTCAGGATGAAATGCAATCCATGAAAACCAAAACCCAGGTTCTATAGGCATTCGTTCTAATTGCTTTCCTTGGTATTTTCCAGATATTGAGAAACCATCATAATTCCATTCTGAATTTGTTTGCAAATCAAGAATTTTACCATCAGAGTATTCAAAGTCCAACATTTCATCGTCAATTATTCTCTCAAATGCACGAGAGTTTTCAGAAAATAATGAAACAAGAAGAATTGGAGTGTTACCTACAAAATCATTGATCACAACTTTAGATTCAATTTCATTTTGTTTGTAAGCTTTGTAGATGTCATCTTGATGTAAACCAATGACGATTTCTTTTGGATTCATTCTATCATCTCTGTTTTCTACTGGAAACATTATTCTTGGTTCAGTGTAATAATTTCCATAAGGATCTGTTGCATACGAACGAATGTGTCCTGTTTCAGTAGTTAACACCAATGTATCAGGATGAATTTTTTTCCAATCACCCCAAGTAATAACATCAAAAGGAATCAAATTCAATTCATATCCACTCAGCTCTCCAGTTACTGCCATTCCAAGTGCCTGACTCCAATATGATTCGGTGAATCTATCATACATCAACAAATTACTGTTGTATAATTTTCCAGAAGTACCAAATTCTACTTCTTGCCCATCGATAGTTCTCTCAAAAACCTGATTGGTATAACACAGTGGACAATAAGTTACAGATACCGGAGTACCACCAACATTGTCATTTACAATTTCATGCCATACCAAAATAAAGAGAGGGTAGGCTTTTGCCTGACCGTTAATTTCTAATCCAATTACTGTATCAGAGTCAGACATAAAGTGAGAATCAGAAATGCTTGCAAATACAGGGTTATCTATTGATGGAATTCCGTCCTTTGGGGGACCTCCTCCTTTAATTTTATCAAGCGGTATCAGGTGCTTTTCTCCATTTGTTTCCATCAGAGAAAGTTTTGAAGTAACATTGCCAGGCTCTTCAGAATTTTCTATAGTTGATTGATTAGAAGAATACATTCCAAATAAAACGCCAAATGCCAAAAGAGCAATACCTACTATTACAATTAGAAAGAATACCTTAAAGTTCAATTTTGAATAATTTTTGTTTGAAAAATATTAAACGATTATTCCAATTCTTGTGCCTGCCTCAGATTAGCCTCAAAAACAGATAGATTCTAAGAATTGAATTAGATTCTCAAAATGGATCCGATCAAAAAATTTTCTATATAGAATACAGAGTTATCATAATCTATGCCTAGTATTTGTAAATAGAATTTTCAAACCAATTTTATCAATGAAGACAACAACATCGTTACTGATTTTATTGACTGCACTTGGAGCTATAATCACTCCAATGTACGCAGACGCAGCAACATCACCTGATGTACCTGATCCAAACCAAGAGTTTACAATAACAGGAGCAGGAGCAACATTCCCATATCCACTAATTGATTTATGGAGAGTTGAATACAACAAGGAATTCAACAATGTAAATCTAAATTATCAATCAATTGGAAGTGGTGGCGGAATTAAACAGCACATAGAAAAAACTGTGAATTTTGCAGCATCAGACAAACCCATGAGTCAAAAAGAAAGAGACATTGCAGTAGGAACGCTACACATTCCAGAATCAATTGGTGGTGTTACGTTAGTTTACAATGTACCAGAAATTCCAAACAAAGGTCTAAAATTAACAGGTGAAGCTGTTTCAAAGATTTTCTTAGGAGAAATTACAAGATGGGATGATCCCGTAATTGCAAATGAGAATCCAGGATTGAATCTTCCTGATCACGAAATTGTTACAGCACATAGATCAGAT
It contains:
- a CDS encoding universal stress protein; translated protein: MVNNILVPYDFTNFGDLAFDKAMEIAKKFDSKLTLISVIGSDIDTSGMSLSRAEEAHDESENKAKEDLNKLKNSNIVENVSISVEIVHNSSSSDGILLFAEKNNTDLIVMGSHGRSGFKKVVLGSVASNVVAKARCPVMIVKPPKS
- a CDS encoding DUF3179 domain-containing protein, with amino-acid sequence MNFKVFFLIVIVGIALLAFGVLFGMYSSNQSTIENSEEPGNVTSKLSLMETNGEKHLIPLDKIKGGGPPKDGIPSIDNPVFASISDSHFMSDSDTVIGLEINGQAKAYPLFILVWHEIVNDNVGGTPVSVTYCPLCYTNQVFERTIDGQEVEFGTSGKLYNSNLLMYDRFTESYWSQALGMAVTGELSGYELNLIPFDVITWGDWKKIHPDTLVLTTETGHIRSYATDPYGNYYTEPRIMFPVENRDDRMNPKEIVIGLHQDDIYKAYKQNEIESKVVINDFVGNTPILLVSLFSENSRAFERIIDDEMLDFEYSDGKILDLQTNSEWNYDGFSISGKYQGKQLERMPIEPGFWFSWIAFHPDTLVFGDV